In the Methylophilus sp. 5 genome, one interval contains:
- a CDS encoding TlpA disulfide reductase family protein: MSTFKSKFKKWVVPLVALALFAGLALAVMQKPQAPDVTFTTLNGEKISMQSLRGKTVLVNFWATDCPGCIKEMPDLINTYQQYKDKNLIVIAVAMPYDPPAQVANYTQEKALPFTVMHDGYGEMVKAFGDVNLTPTTFIFDAQGNRLQKTIGELNFTQLRKLLDKGAS, from the coding sequence ATGTCTACATTCAAATCTAAGTTTAAAAAATGGGTGGTGCCACTGGTTGCACTGGCCCTGTTTGCCGGGTTAGCGCTGGCGGTGATGCAAAAACCACAGGCGCCCGATGTCACATTCACTACATTAAATGGCGAAAAAATCAGCATGCAATCACTGCGCGGCAAAACCGTGCTGGTTAACTTCTGGGCCACAGACTGCCCGGGCTGCATTAAAGAAATGCCAGACCTGATCAACACCTACCAGCAATATAAAGACAAAAACCTGATAGTGATTGCAGTGGCCATGCCTTATGACCCACCCGCGCAAGTCGCCAATTACACCCAGGAAAAAGCATTGCCATTTACCGTTATGCACGACGGCTACGGTGAAATGGTCAAAGCCTTTGGTGACGTTAACCTGACGCCGACCACCTTTATTTTTGACGCACAGGGCAATCGCCTGCAAAAAACCATAGGCGAACTCAACTTTACCCAGCTCCGCAAGTTACTAGACAAAGGCGCCAGCTAA
- a CDS encoding CopD family protein yields MLWVKAFHLIFVTSWFAGLFYLPRIYVNLAMEQDPQAQARLLLMAHKLYRFMQPLMLLALAFGIWLWLGYGFKGGWLHAKLTLVALLIGYQHACGSLLKKFSAQQNRRSHVWFRWFNEVPVLILFAIVILVVTKPF; encoded by the coding sequence ATGTTGTGGGTTAAAGCGTTTCACCTTATTTTTGTCACCAGCTGGTTTGCCGGTTTGTTTTACCTGCCGCGCATTTATGTCAACCTGGCGATGGAGCAAGACCCACAAGCCCAGGCCAGATTATTGCTGATGGCGCATAAACTGTACCGTTTTATGCAGCCATTAATGTTGCTGGCACTGGCATTTGGCATTTGGCTATGGCTGGGCTACGGCTTCAAGGGCGGCTGGCTGCATGCGAAGTTGACACTGGTGGCGCTTTTGATAGGCTATCAGCACGCCTGCGGCAGCCTGTTGAAAAAATTTAGTGCGCAGCAAAACCGCCGCAGCCACGTCTGGTTTCGCTGGTTTAACGAGGTGCCAGTCCTGATCTTGTTTGCTATTGTGATTCTGGTTGTGACCAAACCGTTCTAA
- a CDS encoding SRPBCC family protein — MRLLQSLVLATLLATTASVFAAEPLFVVKSVELNQPADVVWKKVSDFGDLGAWHPAVAKTEIVAGKSSHAGAKRVLTLQDGGKVNETLTAFNAKSKSYSYKITDGVLPVTDYASTVSVHSNGDGKSVVVWESHFLPKAPADEKASSEAIKGVYDGGLNQLKTLFQ; from the coding sequence ATGCGTTTACTGCAATCATTGGTCTTAGCAACATTATTGGCAACGACAGCGAGCGTGTTTGCCGCAGAGCCGTTGTTCGTGGTCAAATCGGTTGAGCTTAATCAGCCCGCCGATGTGGTCTGGAAAAAAGTGTCCGACTTTGGTGATTTGGGTGCCTGGCATCCGGCCGTCGCCAAAACCGAAATCGTGGCAGGCAAAAGCAGCCATGCGGGTGCCAAGCGCGTTTTAACGTTGCAAGATGGCGGTAAAGTGAACGAAACGCTGACAGCCTTTAATGCTAAATCTAAAAGCTATTCTTACAAAATCACCGATGGCGTGCTGCCGGTGACTGATTATGCCTCCACCGTAAGCGTGCACAGCAATGGGGATGGTAAGTCGGTGGTGGTGTGGGAGAGCCACTTTTTGCCTAAAGCGCCTGCGGACGAAAAAGCGTCTTCTGAGGCAATTAAAGGTGTTTACGATGGTGGCTTAAATCAATTGAAAACCTTGTTCCAGTAA
- a CDS encoding TetR/AcrR family transcriptional regulator has translation MNTLKQKILQVSTDLFQTRGINSTGVDTIVAVAGTTKMTLYKYFETKEELILAVLQQSHQDFQHWMNEKLGGLGGSPNEKIQKLFEFIEEWVTSPSFTGIAFIKASAEFPNEENRIHQLSSQQSREFRQFITKLAQEANIKDAEGLALQLSILFEGAVQAEQIKRGSGAIKSAKKAAKTLIDMAIKQS, from the coding sequence ATGAATACTTTAAAGCAAAAGATTCTGCAGGTGTCTACCGACCTGTTTCAGACACGCGGCATTAACTCCACAGGCGTGGATACGATTGTGGCCGTGGCTGGCACCACCAAAATGACGCTTTATAAGTATTTTGAAACCAAGGAAGAGCTGATTCTGGCGGTGCTGCAGCAGAGCCACCAGGACTTTCAACACTGGATGAATGAAAAGTTGGGCGGCCTGGGTGGCAGCCCAAACGAAAAAATTCAAAAGTTGTTTGAATTTATTGAAGAATGGGTCACCTCACCCTCGTTCACCGGCATCGCTTTTATCAAAGCTTCGGCGGAGTTTCCCAATGAAGAAAACCGTATTCACCAGTTATCTTCACAGCAATCGCGTGAGTTTCGCCAGTTCATTACCAAGCTAGCACAAGAGGCTAATATTAAAGATGCCGAAGGGTTGGCGCTGCAACTCTCCATTCTGTTTGAAGGTGCGGTACAGGCCGAACAAATCAAGCGCGGCTCAGGCGCCATCAAGTCAGCCAAAAAAGCAGCCAAAACCTTAATCGACATGGCCATTAAACAATCCTAA
- a CDS encoding carbohydrate kinase family protein, producing MKILICGSLAYDTIMVFPDQFKNHILADKIHKLSVAFLVPEMRREFGGTAGNIAYNLQLLEGQPLIMATVGDDFAPYQAWLEQNNIDAQHIKAIAGSYTAQAFITTDMDDNQITAFHPGAMQHAHANSVNDARDIKLAIIAPDGRDAMFQHAKECHDAGIPFMFDPGQGLPMFNGEELLHFIEMADYLAVNDYESQVIQDKTGLSLEQLAAKVKALIVTLGSEGSHIYADGQRHDIPCVKASALVDPTGCGDAYRAGLLYGIVRGWDWKACGRLASTMGAIKIASRGGQNHQPSRAEIENIYSHALVQDALKDDPSMRQTVS from the coding sequence ATGAAAATCCTTATTTGCGGCTCACTGGCCTACGACACCATCATGGTGTTTCCTGACCAATTTAAAAACCATATTCTGGCAGACAAAATTCACAAACTCAGCGTGGCCTTTTTAGTGCCTGAAATGCGACGTGAGTTTGGCGGCACCGCGGGCAATATCGCTTACAACCTGCAATTGCTTGAAGGCCAGCCGCTCATTATGGCAACAGTCGGCGACGATTTTGCGCCCTACCAAGCCTGGCTAGAGCAAAACAATATAGATGCCCAACACATTAAGGCGATTGCCGGCAGCTATACGGCACAAGCATTTATCACCACCGATATGGACGACAACCAGATCACGGCATTTCACCCTGGCGCCATGCAGCATGCGCACGCCAACAGCGTGAATGATGCGCGTGACATCAAGCTGGCGATTATTGCCCCTGATGGGCGTGATGCCATGTTCCAGCACGCAAAAGAATGCCACGACGCGGGCATTCCATTTATGTTTGACCCGGGTCAGGGCTTGCCGATGTTTAATGGTGAAGAGCTGCTGCACTTTATTGAAATGGCAGACTACCTGGCAGTGAACGATTACGAGTCACAAGTCATCCAAGACAAAACAGGGTTATCATTGGAACAACTGGCGGCTAAAGTAAAAGCGCTGATTGTGACATTGGGTAGCGAAGGCTCACATATTTATGCCGATGGTCAACGCCATGACATTCCATGCGTTAAAGCGAGTGCACTGGTAGACCCAACCGGCTGTGGCGATGCTTACCGTGCTGGCTTACTCTACGGCATTGTACGTGGCTGGGACTGGAAAGCCTGTGGCCGCTTGGCTTCAACCATGGGGGCGATCAAAATTGCCAGCCGCGGCGGCCAAAACCACCAGCCGAGCAGAGCAGAAATTGAAAACATTTATAGCCATGCACTGGTGCAGGATGCGTTGAAAGATGACCCATCCATGCGCCAGACCGTCAGCTAA
- a CDS encoding glycine zipper 2TM domain-containing protein, with protein sequence MTTRVLQWIAVAMITGVLGACASSNSGNVYSRDEARKAQTVKTGVVESVRSVKLEGTKSPVGTIAGGAIGGIAGSSVGGGKGSAIAAVIGAVAGGLAGSAAEEVATRKNAYEITVKLDGGGLVAIVQEADEQFNAGERVRIVESGGTSRVSH encoded by the coding sequence ATGACAACACGCGTATTGCAATGGATTGCTGTGGCGATGATCACAGGGGTATTGGGCGCTTGTGCCAGCTCAAACTCTGGCAACGTTTATTCACGTGACGAAGCGCGCAAAGCGCAGACGGTTAAAACCGGCGTGGTAGAGAGTGTCCGCTCAGTCAAACTGGAAGGCACTAAATCCCCTGTCGGCACCATTGCCGGTGGCGCCATTGGCGGCATTGCGGGCAGCTCAGTCGGCGGTGGCAAAGGCAGCGCGATTGCAGCGGTTATTGGCGCGGTCGCAGGCGGCTTGGCGGGCTCTGCGGCAGAAGAGGTTGCTACACGTAAAAATGCTTACGAAATCACCGTTAAACTCGATGGCGGCGGCTTGGTCGCCATTGTGCAAGAAGCGGACGAGCAATTTAACGCGGGTGAGCGGGTACGTATTGTTGAAAGTGGTGGCACATCACGCGTTTCTCACTAA
- a CDS encoding GNAT family N-acetyltransferase: MLERHLQEHGTYQAEIQSPADATRKPSATLSVALATSAEEIMEAQRLRYQVFAEEMGAQIKGQQGLDVDGFDAFCDHLLVRDDATQQVVGTYRILNPMQAMLAGGYYSAGEFDLSRLAPLTDRTVEVGRACVHADYRTGGTITLLWAGLAKYMMARQYEYMIGCASISMHDGGHTAASLFNNLREDYLSPAEYRVFPHNPLPIDALDQSLTVTCPPLLKGYLRLGAYICGEPAWDPAFNTADMLVLLPLSRMNPRYATHFLK; the protein is encoded by the coding sequence ATGTTAGAACGCCATCTGCAAGAACACGGCACATACCAGGCAGAGATTCAATCGCCAGCCGATGCTACCCGAAAACCAAGCGCTACTTTAAGCGTGGCACTCGCCACCAGCGCAGAAGAAATCATGGAAGCACAGCGACTGCGCTACCAGGTGTTTGCCGAAGAAATGGGCGCACAAATTAAAGGCCAGCAAGGGCTGGATGTTGATGGTTTTGATGCGTTTTGCGACCACTTGCTGGTGCGTGACGATGCCACCCAGCAAGTCGTTGGCACCTACCGCATTTTAAACCCGATGCAGGCCATGTTGGCCGGTGGGTATTACTCAGCCGGTGAGTTTGATTTAAGCCGCCTGGCCCCATTGACTGACCGCACGGTAGAAGTCGGCCGTGCCTGTGTGCATGCTGACTACCGCACTGGCGGCACCATTACCTTGCTCTGGGCAGGCCTCGCTAAATATATGATGGCACGTCAATATGAATACATGATCGGGTGCGCCAGCATCTCTATGCATGACGGTGGCCACACCGCAGCCTCACTGTTTAACAACCTGCGTGAAGACTATTTGTCTCCAGCCGAATATCGCGTGTTTCCGCATAACCCGCTGCCAATTGACGCGCTGGATCAATCGCTGACGGTCACTTGCCCGCCACTGCTAAAAGGCTATTTACGACTCGGGGCCTACATTTGCGGCGAACCGGCCTGGGACCCTGCTTTTAATACGGCAGATATGCTGGTATTGTTACCCCTGTCCAGAATGAACCCCAGATATGCTACGCATTTCTTGAAATAA
- a CDS encoding 1-acyl-sn-glycerol-3-phosphate acyltransferase, whose translation MSQTSMIVRGWRITRIILHVLTGVTLAALVLPVCNRWMRLGLIQWWCKRLLVCFNLRITTSGELPDVRTHGVLFVANHISWSDIHAINSVIPVRFVAKMEIKDWPVFGYLVRKSGTIFINRTRNRDAARVVNICSHALKRNDNLCVFPEGTTTEGLSVLPFKSSLIQAAVEANSQVIPVAIHYPLPDGQPNLDVAYAGDTTLIGSMSTYLNMQQPTVHLHFCAPIAANAHTRQQLAQQAHAEITASLFGQSPAAMVARP comes from the coding sequence TTGTCACAAACCTCAATGATCGTTCGCGGGTGGCGCATCACCCGCATCATACTTCATGTATTAACAGGCGTCACCTTAGCGGCACTTGTATTGCCGGTGTGCAATCGCTGGATGCGGCTAGGGCTGATTCAATGGTGGTGCAAGCGCCTGTTAGTGTGCTTTAACCTGCGCATTACCACCAGCGGCGAGCTACCCGATGTGCGCACCCACGGTGTGCTGTTTGTGGCAAACCATATCTCATGGTCAGATATCCATGCCATCAACAGCGTGATCCCCGTGCGTTTTGTGGCCAAAATGGAGATTAAAGACTGGCCCGTGTTTGGTTACCTGGTGAGAAAGTCAGGCACCATTTTCATTAACCGCACGCGCAACCGCGATGCAGCACGCGTGGTCAATATCTGCAGCCACGCCCTAAAACGCAACGATAATTTATGTGTGTTTCCGGAAGGCACCACCACCGAAGGCTTGAGTGTGTTGCCATTTAAAAGCAGCCTGATTCAGGCTGCAGTGGAGGCCAACAGCCAGGTGATCCCGGTGGCGATTCACTATCCGCTGCCAGATGGCCAGCCTAACCTGGACGTGGCCTATGCGGGCGACACCACGCTGATCGGCTCCATGAGTACTTACCTCAACATGCAGCAACCGACGGTGCACCTGCACTTTTGTGCGCCGATTGCAGCAAATGCGCACACCCGACAACAGCTGGCGCAACAAGCCCACGCCGAGATTACGGCTAGTTTATTTGGCCAATCACCTGCCGCAATGGTTGCCCGCCCCTAG
- the chrA gene encoding chromate efflux transporter, whose translation MHAHHTSNMTSPTDLHTPPAPVSLRQAFWYWLKLGLISFGGPAGQIAIMHHDLVEQKRWISEKRFLHALNYCMVLPGPEAQQLATYIGWLMHRTWGGLIAGVLFVLPSFFMLVLLAWVYMAYGHVPTVAGALYGIKPAVVAIVLFAAYRIGTRALKNRMMWAISALAFVAIFLFKLPFPLIVLTAAGLGYVGGHLAPKLFTVGGHGSASQHFGRALIDDDTPPPAHARFSWQGMVRIAVTGGALWLLVMAGLCWQFGWQGALTQMGWFFSKAALLTFGGAYAVLPYVYQGAVDHYHWLSPAQMMDGLALGETTPGPLIMVVTFVGFVGGWLNHGLNQGLIAEAPLLAGCLAAAVVTFVTFLPSFVFIFSGAPLIERTRDNVRLTAPLSAITAAVVGVILNLALFFAYHVFLQSPWFPGVDWLAVGLAVAAWLALARFKLNVIALIAGYAVIGVLVQWLR comes from the coding sequence ATGCACGCACATCACACTTCTAATATGACATCCCCCACAGATCTTCATACACCGCCAGCGCCTGTGTCGCTCAGGCAAGCTTTCTGGTATTGGCTTAAACTCGGCTTGATTAGCTTTGGTGGCCCGGCCGGGCAAATTGCCATCATGCATCATGACCTGGTTGAGCAAAAACGCTGGATTTCAGAAAAACGTTTTTTACATGCACTGAATTATTGCATGGTGTTGCCAGGGCCAGAGGCGCAGCAACTGGCTACCTACATCGGTTGGCTTATGCACCGTACCTGGGGCGGGTTGATTGCGGGCGTGCTATTTGTGTTGCCCTCGTTTTTTATGCTGGTATTGCTGGCCTGGGTTTATATGGCCTATGGACATGTGCCTACTGTAGCGGGTGCGCTATACGGCATTAAACCGGCGGTGGTGGCCATTGTGCTGTTTGCGGCTTACCGCATAGGCACGCGCGCGCTTAAAAACCGCATGATGTGGGCGATTTCTGCCTTGGCATTCGTGGCCATTTTTCTGTTCAAACTGCCGTTCCCTTTGATCGTACTCACGGCTGCTGGCCTTGGCTATGTGGGCGGACATCTTGCCCCAAAGCTGTTTACGGTGGGCGGGCATGGTAGTGCCAGCCAGCATTTTGGCCGCGCTTTGATAGATGATGATACGCCGCCGCCTGCGCATGCCCGCTTTAGCTGGCAGGGTATGGTGCGCATCGCGGTGACCGGCGGCGCATTGTGGCTGTTGGTGATGGCGGGCTTATGCTGGCAGTTTGGCTGGCAGGGCGCGTTAACGCAAATGGGCTGGTTTTTTAGCAAGGCCGCTTTGCTCACCTTTGGCGGTGCCTATGCCGTGTTGCCTTATGTGTATCAAGGCGCGGTGGACCATTATCACTGGTTAAGCCCGGCACAAATGATGGACGGCCTCGCCTTGGGGGAAACCACCCCAGGCCCGCTGATTATGGTGGTGACTTTTGTCGGCTTTGTTGGCGGCTGGCTTAATCACGGGCTCAACCAGGGGCTTATCGCAGAGGCCCCTTTGCTGGCAGGTTGCCTGGCGGCCGCAGTGGTCACCTTTGTTACTTTTTTGCCCAGCTTTGTGTTTATTTTTAGTGGCGCACCGCTGATTGAGCGCACGCGTGACAATGTGCGGCTGACTGCACCACTGAGCGCGATTACTGCAGCGGTGGTCGGTGTTATTTTAAACCTGGCCCTGTTCTTTGCTTACCACGTGTTTTTGCAAAGTCCATGGTTCCCCGGTGTGGACTGGTTGGCGGTTGGGCTGGCCGTTGCCGCCTGGCTGGCCTTGGCACGTTTTAAACTGAATGTGATTGCGCTGATCGCGGGCTACGCGGTGATTGGCGTGTTGGTGCAATGGTTGCGCTAG
- a CDS encoding TSUP family transporter — MELWLVVAAAFLAGVMDAMVGGGGLVTVPSLLSTYPALPPALLLGTNKCSSVFGTAVAAWRYSGRVRLDWRWLAPAALMAFAGSGLGAWTLTWADPALLRKLLPWVLLLVLLYTINNPQFGLQHTNTQHSARVRVWLALAVGTSIGWYDGFFGPGTGSFFIFLLVRWLGQDFLHASAAAKVLNATTNLAALLMLAATGHVWWQVGLVMAVANIAGNVLGTSLALKHGAGLVRRVFMLVVALLILKTGVDAYAGSLG, encoded by the coding sequence ATGGAACTGTGGCTGGTCGTTGCGGCGGCATTTTTGGCCGGGGTGATGGATGCCATGGTGGGCGGGGGTGGCCTGGTCACCGTGCCATCTTTATTGTCGACCTATCCGGCCTTGCCCCCCGCATTGTTGCTAGGCACCAATAAGTGCTCAAGTGTATTTGGCACTGCTGTTGCCGCCTGGCGCTATAGTGGTCGTGTCCGCCTCGATTGGCGCTGGCTTGCGCCTGCTGCATTAATGGCTTTTGCGGGATCTGGCCTGGGCGCCTGGACCCTGACCTGGGCCGATCCCGCCTTGTTACGCAAGTTGCTGCCCTGGGTGTTGTTGCTAGTGCTGCTGTATACGATCAACAATCCGCAATTTGGCTTGCAGCATACCAACACACAACACAGTGCCAGAGTGCGTGTATGGCTGGCACTGGCCGTAGGCACATCAATCGGCTGGTATGATGGTTTTTTCGGGCCAGGCACCGGCAGCTTTTTTATCTTTTTGCTGGTGCGCTGGCTGGGGCAAGATTTTTTGCATGCCTCCGCAGCCGCAAAGGTACTCAATGCGACCACTAATCTTGCTGCATTACTTATGTTGGCCGCGACTGGTCATGTGTGGTGGCAGGTTGGCTTAGTCATGGCCGTCGCCAATATCGCCGGTAATGTGCTGGGCACTTCGCTAGCGCTCAAACATGGGGCAGGGCTGGTGCGCCGGGTGTTTATGCTGGTGGTTGCGTTGCTTATTTTAAAAACCGGGGTAGATGCCTATGCAGGCTCTTTGGGCTGA
- a CDS encoding symmetrical bis(5'-nucleosyl)-tetraphosphatase, which translates to MARYAIGDIQGCYHSLMHLLERLDFKPGRDSLWLVGDLINRGTGSLEVLRWVYAQREHVRLVLGNHDLHAIAVAHHIRPLHRFDTLAELFAAEDGTQLLAWLRQQPLMVLEDDFAMLHAGLYPQWNLPQARALAAEVEAVLQSPDYVSFLQQMYGNQPAAWNDRLTGIDRLRAITNALTRMRLLDDAGTMEFAFKGEVQDIPSGYQPWFEVAGRQSAQAAQTILFGHWSALGLYQGHGVIALDTGCLWGRQLTAYTLETGEFTQVPLDPRDQPANAVGE; encoded by the coding sequence ATGGCGAGATATGCGATTGGTGATATTCAGGGTTGCTACCACTCCCTGATGCATTTACTGGAACGGCTGGATTTTAAGCCTGGGCGTGACAGCCTGTGGCTGGTAGGGGATTTGATTAATCGCGGCACTGGTTCGCTGGAAGTGTTGCGCTGGGTATATGCGCAGCGTGAGCATGTGCGGCTGGTGCTCGGCAATCATGACCTGCATGCCATTGCGGTGGCGCACCACATCAGGCCGCTGCATCGTTTTGACACCCTGGCTGAGCTGTTTGCGGCTGAAGATGGCACCCAGTTGCTGGCCTGGTTACGCCAGCAGCCACTCATGGTGCTGGAGGACGATTTTGCCATGTTGCATGCCGGGCTCTATCCGCAATGGAACTTGCCGCAGGCGAGAGCGCTGGCAGCCGAAGTAGAAGCCGTGTTGCAGTCACCCGATTATGTTAGTTTTCTGCAGCAAATGTACGGCAACCAGCCCGCCGCCTGGAATGATCGTTTGACTGGCATTGACCGCCTGCGCGCGATTACCAATGCCCTGACGCGCATGCGTTTGCTCGATGATGCAGGCACCATGGAGTTTGCGTTTAAAGGTGAAGTGCAGGATATTCCAAGTGGCTACCAGCCCTGGTTTGAGGTTGCTGGCCGGCAATCTGCTCAAGCGGCACAAACCATTTTGTTTGGGCATTGGTCTGCGCTCGGCTTGTATCAAGGTCATGGCGTGATTGCGTTGGACACAGGATGTTTATGGGGGCGGCAACTGACGGCGTATACACTGGAAACAGGGGAGTTTACCCAGGTGCCGTTAGACCCACGCGACCAGCCAGCCAATGCGGTTGGCGAGTAA
- a CDS encoding cytochrome c5 family protein, translating to MSDYKQGSSIKELIIAIPGAIIGFTLLVSLLAYLFGVFGSEKAAPSKEETDAVEQKVVANIKPVATIEVAEAAGAHVEKSGEEIVKGTCVACHGVGALGAPKIGNASDWGPRIAQGYETLVKHATEGLRSMPPRGGSADLSDHEVADAVAYMANQAGAKFDAASLKK from the coding sequence ATGTCGGATTACAAACAAGGTTCAAGCATTAAAGAGTTAATTATTGCGATTCCAGGTGCCATTATCGGTTTCACTTTGCTGGTCTCGTTACTGGCTTACCTGTTTGGCGTGTTTGGTAGTGAAAAAGCCGCGCCGTCAAAAGAAGAAACCGACGCCGTCGAGCAAAAAGTGGTCGCCAATATCAAACCGGTGGCAACTATTGAAGTGGCTGAAGCCGCAGGCGCCCACGTTGAAAAAAGTGGTGAAGAGATTGTGAAAGGCACTTGTGTGGCCTGTCATGGCGTAGGCGCACTGGGTGCACCAAAAATTGGTAACGCCAGTGATTGGGGCCCGCGTATCGCACAAGGCTATGAAACACTGGTCAAACATGCCACAGAGGGTCTGCGCAGCATGCCACCGCGTGGTGGTTCAGCTGACTTGAGCGACCATGAAGTGGCCGATGCCGTGGCCTACATGGCAAATCAGGCGGGTGCAAAATTTGATGCAGCCAGCTTGAAGAAATAA